The genomic region GTGTGAAACTCATGGACCACAAAGGCGGCTAGAGATGAAGAGTCAAGTTTTGCTTGAAGCGCAGTCCCGCATATCGCGGCCAACAACTGGTATCGGACTGCGCCCCACCTCGATTCTGTTGGCACTCCAGTCTCTCCGACCATCTGAAGGAGAGCCTGAATCCTCTCGGGAGCCTTGGTGGAAATCCCAGACTCGCGTCGTTTCATCGCCCGTCGCCAGTATTCAGCTACGGTTTCATTTCCGAACGCTTCGTCTGCTTTGGCTTCAATGCACACCGTGAGCCGATGGACAGTTGCCTCACCTATCAGAGCGAGATCATGATTTCGCCCTTCCCCACGCTGGGGGAGGCGGGTCACCTTCTCCGGTACTCCACTCAGCAGCTTCACCCCACGGAGCCACGACGTCGAGAGGAGTAGCGTTTGAAGCTCCGCCGGAACCGATAACGTATCTCCCCGGAACCATGCCTTTGCAAGCTCCATAGCACTACGGCCCTCCTTCCACTGGTACTCTCTCTTGGGGCGTGTCCAGTCCTCCCAGCGTAGGATCGACATTCCGTCCGGTCGATACAGTGTCAGCGTCTTTGTCATCTTCTCGCTCCTGTGAGGTAGCTAGACCGCTATAACCTGATGTCAGCCACTGTATAGCACGGATCGACATTCAAACGTAGCACTTTCTAATCTCACCTAGAACTGAACCGCTACGGCGGTCAAGAACGTTCTGGGAACGGAGATTTTTCGGGAAATCCATGGCGGATAAATAGATGTGACTCCAGTCGAATGAGGAACTTATGGCCACAAACTACGGATACATCGACGTCCCCGCCACCACGCCGGAGCACTATGCCCAGCATTACGGGATCCTTGCCTTTGCCACGAACAACGGACTTGGACCTGTCCACTTCGTCAACGAGTCCGCATCGCCCCCGGTCCCCGGAACCAGCCCTGTCCTCGCCGGTATGGTTGCGGAACTGCTGCCGGAGGATACCATGTTCGTCATGACCTTCCCACCGCTCGGCAAAACGACGGTGGAGATCCTCAACGTTCTCTCCGACCTGTCTCGGCGCGGGGTTCGGGTGTACGTCGTCAACAGCGGTTTTCGGCTCGATGACAACGCGGAAGCGCATGTCGTCGGCACTGCATGTTCGTTGATCGCTCAGGTCGAAACTGAACTGGTGACTCGGCGTCCGGCTTTGAAATCGACTCAGGAGCCTCCTGCCGAAGGCCAGCCGACCCACTCCCTTCGCCGTACACGGAAGTCTCGCCTCGATGAGAAGGCCGGGGAAATTCAATCGCTCCTTGCCAGTGGAACCACGGTCGCCGAGGTGGCAAGGCTGCTGTCCGTCAATCGGCAAACCTTGAAGGACTGGTGTGAATCAAGACTTCTTTCCAAGGTACAGCCTTTAGGCTGAAAAAAGGGGCCAGCAGATCATCCACTGGCCCATCACATTTCAATTTTCCTTTCAGGCTTACCGTGCCTCTTTCGAAAATACTTCGTTCAGAGCTTGCTCATGCGCACGGTTCACGTTCGCGAGCTGCTCGGAAACGTTGAGCAGTCTCATTTGGCGGTCCAGTTCGAATTTCTCCTTTAAGTACCGGAAGAGGAGTTGCGTTTTTTGTTCCCTGATCGCCCTGAGGGAACTATGAATGTCTTCAGGCGCTTCTGTCATTTCATCTCTCATGGTTTCTCCTATGACTCAGTCTCAAAGAACTGGTCGAGTTGTCGCTCATTTTGCTCATTGATCCGCGCTTCGACCTCGTCGTCCTTCATCTTGGCAATCAGTTCGTTCAGCGCCATGTCGTCCTCCATGAATTCTGCGAGGAGGTGCGTTTTCAGGAGCATTGCTTCTTGAATCGTTTTGGGCGAGTACCGAAGTCTTGCTGCCAGCGTCGTCAGGTATTCAGTGTTGGTCATGTTGGTTCACCTCTTTTCAACTTTGATTAACTTCCACTCGTATTTATATTGTCGTGAGAGGCCGCTGCTGACCTCGGCTCCGTTGGTCCCGCTGGTACAAATCTTCATCCCCTCACCTTCTAAAACTTTGTTAAATGTGGTATATTCTCGCCCCCCTGAACCGGGGCATTGCTCTGGTTCAGTCATGTCAGAGGAAACTTTTGACGGTAACGAATGAGGCGGTGTATGACTAATCGACGCACCATAGTCATTGGCGACTGCCATGGGAATCGGAAGACTGCACTGGAGATTCTGGTGTCGCTTCGTCTGGAGAGGGGGCGGGATACAGTCATTTTCCTCGGTGATGTCATCGATAGGGGGTGTGATTCGAAGGGTGTGCTGGACCTTATTATGTCAATGCAGAGAGAAGGTTTGGCAATGATGGTGCGCGGTAACCATGAGCAGATGCTGTTGGACGCAGCCAACAGTGGGATAGAGGAAGACTATCTTGAGTTCATCAACAACGGGGGCGAAGCAACCCTACTGAGTTTCGGTGTTCCACACCCGAGCCAGATCCCCTCGGTTTATCTCAATTTCATCAGCAACACACCGCTCTTCTGGGAGAATGCAACAAACATCTGCGTTCACGCTGGATTGCCATGTAAGTTGGTGGAGCCGATTTCGGCTGCCGACCGATGGGATATGTTGTGGACAAGGACGACTTGGACGGACCCTGCATTCCTAAATGGAAAACGGCTGGTCACCGGACATCAGATTAAATCCCTGAATGAGATCCGGGGGAGTCTGGCCACCGACCATGTCTTCATTGACAACGGCTGCTACCTTGGTGCTGGGTGCAAGGGCGGAACCAAAGGAAATCTTGTGGCGCTGGTACTGGAGACGAACGAGCTTTATGTCCAGCCGAACATAGACGGGGTCCCGCTACAGGAACTTCCGAGCAAAGGAGCTTCCAAATGATCTCCATCGAGACACTTGAGTTCGCCCAAATCGTCGCCTCTCGATTCACCGCCTATGACACCCGGATCTAGTCGATGCGTCAGGTCGCAGCACGGTACGCTAAATTGGCGACAGGAAACGAGGGCTGTCGGTTCTGGCTCAGGCTCGGGAATCTCTGGACCGGCTGGTCGATCAGCAGGACTACCACGCTGCGCTCGAAGTGCCGGGATTCGCTGCCGACTTACTCGCTCTTAACCGTGCTGATCTTGCTCATCAGGTGATCAATGCCTCAATTCAGATCTCCGGGGAGCTTCGACCGAAATTCGCGGCCTCGATGTTGGCCGTTACCGCAGAGGCAGCTTTTGGAACCGGCGAGGTTGAGCTTTGCCGAGCGTTGATCGAGCAGGTGATGGAGTACGTCCATGGTCGGAGGCGATTTCGGTTCATTTACGACGACAGCTTAGACCAACTGGTTCTGCTTCTCCTACGCCTCGCGACGAAGCGCTTGGGCTTGCCCAAAAGATAATCGGCTTCCAGAGAGCGAAAGCATTCGCGGAACAGGCAAGGTTCAGCAGGGGGGATGTTCGGGAAGCATATCTGGAAGAAGCTTTTCGAATTGCCAGATCGACGCGAGCCGAGTATTCGGTGGCAAAGGTCGCTGAGGTTCTTGGGGAAGGTGGCGAGTTCGACCATGCTCGGCAGATCGGTGCGGAGATAAACAGCAGCACGTTCAGTTCGAGGCGTTGCTGACTTTGGCTGTTCACCTTTGCAACGATATGGGGGGGTGGAAGAACGAGCGATAGAAGAAAAAGGTACGTCGCCGGATAGAGCGGCTGAACGAGCAGCCTGAAACCGAACCTGTTCAGCACTGATCAGTTAGCTTTGTCTAACAGGCTCCTAAGGTACTGGTGGCCATCTCCGCTCAAAATGTCCAGCTCTCCCAAGCTCACCAGCTTCAGTTCCTCCCTCGCCCGGTTCAGGCGAGCCAGCATCGGCGGAACAATTGTGTTGGCATGTTCTACGAATTTAGCCGAATCCATCGAACAGACGGGGATCTTGTAGCCCTTCGTGCTGCTGAAAGAAACGAGCACGTACACATTCTACAGCAGTACGGGTCGATGGCACCGCACTGGTCGGCAGGAGAACTGCGGTAAGGATGTAGAAGTTGCTTACACCATCCTTCTCGGTGCTGATGCTGGTATCGCCGTATTCGTCGATGAAAACAGAAAGATCGCGCACTACTGTGGCCCTCCTCGCTCACGACTAACTTTTCAACCCGCACCCGTTCCATTTCGGCTGTAGTTTACCAATGAGGCTGTCTTCCAGCCCGGCGGCAAGGTTGATGTGGAAATCCCCGAGGTGGAGAAGACCATGATCCGGCAGCGCGTAGATTTCTACCGTGTCCCCAGATGTAATTAGGTCATTTAACAACCGATTCCCCTTGATGTTGGTGCTTTGGGTTGTACCGGGGTTCTGGTAGCCGTACATGCGCTTCTTCAGGGGCTGGGTGGTCTTCCCGACGTACAGAACCTCCCCACCCGATATGAACGCGTACAGCACGTTACGTGATTCTCCTTCGCATTCCAATGCGCAGTCCAGTTTCCCTTGAGTCAGTTGCCACCGCCCGACAGGACGGAAACCAATTTTGGTCAGTCGCTCCATCGTTACCTTCCTTTATATCTTAATTTTAACCGCTGCATCCTAGTTGTACTAATTGCATTGTTGGGAGATAGCTGCTAATGCAGCCGGGATCCCCCCCCCGGCCTTAATGTACCCCACCCAGTATGATCGTTGATATCACAGTGAAGAAAAACGAGAACGTCACCACCAAAATTGCAGCAGCTACGATACCCACCGTGATCGCCCAGTTGTGGACGCCGCCAATCTGATGGAGTGCTGGAAACAAGTTTTGCGATGTCGAATTCCGCTTCAGGTCCGAGATTTTCCCCAACACATGCCTGTAGTATAGGTAGTTGCTGACGACTCCTACAGCGATGTGCAGGAGAATGTTGACGCCCGGAACACAGAAGACCAAGAAGGTGATTGCTGACTGCCAGTACATCTTTCGGTATAGCATCCAGACGAAGGTAAACGCGAATGCCGACCAGTTCCATGTCGGTAGGAACGTCTCAGTGCCGGTGACGTTAAACTTCCTGAAACTGCCGACGTAGTATTCGGAGTTCTTGCCAACGAATGCGCGGATTTCCTCGTCGTTCACCGTCCCTACGGCGTATCCAAACGGTGCCGAGTGCAGCATGGATCCGCAGTACCGACACTTGATGGCTCCGTCCTGAATATTTTCCTTGCAATAGGGGCATATCATTTCAGCAACTCCTCAATAATATTATTGAGCATCTGGCCGAACAATATCGTCAACGTCGGAATCTGATCATTCAAGCGGTGATCGCTGTCCAGCAAATGGAGTTCCGCTCGAAACTTCCGAGCAAACCTGATCGAGTGTTCGACCGGCACGATGTCATCATTCCAGCCGTGGACAATGGTTGTCCTATCGGCGCACGGTGGCGGCTCTTGTGCTGCGTAGCCCGGAATAAAGAAAGCCGGTGCCATCAGAAACAACCCTGCTGGCTTGATCACGGACGATGCAACCGCAGAAACATACCCACCCATGCTCGAACCAACCAGCACCGTCGTATCCTGTGATCCATTCCAGATCTCCAGCAGCCGCTTTACTCGCTCATCTGGATCAGCTAGATCGGAGTAGTCCGGGCTGACGACCTCGATCCCCTTGGATCTTGCGACATCTGCCAGTGCGAGGATCTTCGATCCCCACGGACCGGATTCCTTGCCGTGTGCGAAATATACTGTTGGCATTGCTCCAACCTCCATTCTGACCCAGATAAATTCTTAGTCACTGCAATCTTCTCTGCCCCCAAACCCCATCTCTTTTTCCCAGAACCCCGGCTGGTCGTGGTGAACATACTTCATCGCATCCTGCAAACGCACGTAATACCAGCGGACGTTTTCGTCTCGCATCGACCCATCCGGGTTTTCCAGATGCTCTCGTAGCAAACAATAATATGGATCAGCCTCATCAAATGGAACGTCAACATAGATGTCCCCCGCATAGCCATGGTGGTAGAATCCACCAGACTCGGCGAATGGACCGCACATCGCCCATTGGATACCGTGTTGGTCCAGCCAGTCCCTGACCGCCCGACGTCTTGCGTCGGTTCCCCAGTTGTAGTCACATTTGGTTGATCGAGCGATGTCGTAAAAATCAAATGGATAGAATTGGATGTAAAGGACATCTCGTTGTTTTTTCCTACATATAGCATCTATATGTTCGATGATTTCAGGCATATTAATTCCTTTACAGTCAAACATAATGACAATGCGCGTAATTAACATTTCGAATCATATTTTGCAATATCACCCACCACCGCCCGTCTCCCAGCCGCAATGATCCGATGCACCGAAGCGATCCCGATGCCAAGCTCGCGTGCCACGTCCACTTTTTTCTTCCCCTCGGCGACCAGAAGCAGGACATCTTCTGTTTTCATCCGAGCAGTCGGTTTCCGACCTTTGTACGCACCGCGCTCCTTCGCCTTGGCGATACCCTCCCGCTGACGCTCCAGCATCATGTCACGTTCAAAAGTGGCTATCCCAGCCAGCATGGTTAGCATGAGTTTCCCGGTTGGTGTCGAGGTGTCGAGGTTAATATTCAGCACCCGGAACGCAACCCCCTTCTTCTCAAGGCGATCCACGATCTCAAGAAGGTGCTGGGTACTCCGGGCGATCCTGTCCAACTTGCAGCAGATGACGGTATCTCCTTCCCGAACCCAGTCCAACATCTTCGCCAGCTCTTCCCGGTTGGCATCGACTCCACTTGCTTTCTCTTCAAAGATCTTCTCGACACCAGCACCATGGAGCTGATCGAGCTGTGCATCCAGTTTCTGATTGTGTGTTGAAACCCTCGCGTATCCAACCACCGCCATATCGCACCCCCTTCCATGCTATCTTTAGCATCTAAGACGTTGTGATAGTATCAAATCCAAACTTGGATTACAATCCTAGTGGTAGTTTTTTTTCCGATGTCACAGGATCTCACTCGACCTCGGGCTATTGATACGGTGGTGGTTGGCTTCGAAGGTGTTGCTCTCGTATATCTATACACACCACTACAAATAAACCTTTCACATTACGCAACTCGTTTTTGCAGGAGCATCGCCTTCTGAGATTGGCCTGATGTAATTGAGGTTGTCGGAATTACTGGCTGTTGCAGGGATCACGAAAACGAGATGCGTAATGTGAAAGGTTAGGTTTGTATTCTATGTATTGAATAACTTCATTCAACATCCTCAGATTGTTCGCAAACCATGTTCCACTTCGTGATCGGTTCCAGTCCGTATGACGTTTCGACAACGTTCTTCATCACCTGATCGAGTTTATCGGCATGTCGTCTCTGGCAGATGAAGCTGTCGTGGACAGGGAGAATCGGAATTTCGGAAACGAGGAAGTGTTGAATCACCTGCGATGCGATGTGCGAATCGTAGAACTGGAGCATCTTACCGCAGTCGGAATTGAAGTAGTGATTGATAAGAGGATGCTTCTCGATGCACATATCAACCAGTTGGCTCGGCTTGTACTTCGGATGTCTTTTGATTTTCTTCTTGTTCTTCTTCCCCTCCTTCTCCTTCAGGTTCATGTCGCTGTTGATGCTGGCAGCAGCCTCCTTTCTGCTCTTGGCATTCAGGCATTTCAGAGTTACGGCTTTCGTTACCTTCCGCCATTCCATCCCGAGATCGGGGGCGTCGATAACATATGGATCTCCGTCGAAGAGCTTGAAACAGTCGATCCCCTCCATCAAGTAGGCGAGGAATACGTGAATCCCCTTGTAGTCGATCTCCACCGTTGGCTCCCCGTTGATCAGGATGTGCTTGCGGTAGTTGCTTTCTATTCGTAGCCACCAGCCACCGTAGAACCGTCCTCCCAGCCGCAGACTCTCGTCGTTGAAGGTGCGGGTTACGATGCGTCGGTCGAAGTTCACCCTCTCGGGAATCGGGCAGGAAAGGGAAAGAGAACTTCTGGCAAGAAGGCGGTTGTAGTCGATTAACTGCTGGTTCCACGCGAGGGTGAACTCGTCGTGAACGAATGGTATCCGATTCTTTTCATGGTCTTTGAATTTGATGAACAATGAGTCGTCGGGGATCCTGTGGTTGAGCGGTAATGCGATTGGCCGCTGTACGTCCTCGATCAAGGCGATCAGCGACGCATTGGCTCTCATGCGTGATGACTTATCTGCGTAGGTGAACCCTCTCCAGTCTTCAATGTAACCTGCGCTGTAAAGCGCATCTATGATGGCCGTAGTTACTCGGAAGCTCAACTGGAGTACATTCTTAGGGTTTTTGAGTCTGTAGCTCACCCCGTACCTTGAGTACCCGATACAGTCGTACCCGCTCATGTGGCAGGTGTACAATTTCGATAGAAGCAGCCTGATGTGGTTAGCCTGTTTGCTGTCCGGTCGGTACTTGTCGGCCCCGTAGACAACTGTCCAGATCGTGGAGATGATCTCTGGTGCATCGACTCTGTACCAGAATTCGCTGGTGTTCAGCGGGATCGAGTTGTCGAGTTCTTCTGGTGTCATCTCGCCCCCCTGCTGTGGATGTTGCTGGATGGTTGGTTGGAGCCTGAGCCACAGAAACTTCCTAGCGTTCTTCGTGAGCTACTTTTCGACATGCTCTCCAGCATTGCACGTCTGGCATGTGCGTCGTTGCGTTCCCTTTGCGTTGCAATTTTTTCCCATTTGGAACTAATTCCAGACAGATGCTCTTCTTTCATTTGCGTATTCTCCTTTGATTTCCAGCGGTTACTCTGGATGCAGTTGTCCTGATCGGTTGACGGGAGCTGAAGACGCACGTCCGCAACGACCGGAGAATGGCAAACCGGCCCAGATGTCCCGCATGGGGTTATGTGGTGAGGGGTAGTAACTGGAGCTACGAGAGGATCTACTTGGTAGGGTACTCTGACCTGCGGTCAACCATCGACTGTAACCTTCATCACCAGTGACTGTTGCTCAACCTGATTTGACCGTATCACGGGTTCCGGTAATCACCAATTAAATTATTGATTGCTGATACGGCTTCATATTGTTTTTTATGGAATCGAGATTGGATTGTTAATCCAAGATAGAATTGGAGATTTGGAAATGAGTGGAGATGTAATGTGGCAGGAGTAAAGTTGTAGAATACAGAAAGATAAAACACACAGTCGTCACGGACGACAGAGTCATTTTAATCCAGATTCGGACTGCTGTCTATTAAATTAGTCAGGTCGGTACAAGCGGAGTTCAGTTGCTGCTGGTGGATTGGTTGCTGGATGGTGTATCGGGAGGTAGACCAATAACAAAGGCTCCAGAGCGGGAATATGAGCGTCTGGTGCAGGTTTCGATGCAGGTTTGACGTGGCTCTGGGAGTGAAGTGTTACGGCGTGGGGGATGGACACCTGCTCCGATGCTCTGGTATATTGCCACATCAACTACCACACGACCGTGTCGTGTGAACATCAGGACGAAGCAGGGTGCTGGAAGAGGCTGTGGCTACTGTTGCAGGGGAAAGACTCGGGAAGTAGCTGGCTTACGAGTCGGTTGTGGTTTGGTGTGCTGGTTTGAAAGATGGTTGCTGAACCCCGATTTGAAGCCATCACAGAACCCAGTATCGCCCACCATGCAAAAAACCTCTGTAAAAAACAATAGCTTAAATAAGATGAGCCATGCTTGCACCCCCTTCTGTCACACAGGAGAATGCGATCATGGCTTCTTTTTTGCGCATCAGAAACGGTAACTTCTACCTTCGAATGAGGGTTCCCGCCGACCTCCGAAAGACCTTCCCGGACACGGAGATCTTGAAGTCACTTCGCACGAAAGATCCCAAGACAGCACGGTTGTCCGCATCGTGTTTGCGCCCACGTTTCCTCGAAGTCTTCACCCTGACCCGTTGCGGGTTCATAACTGATGATCAGGCCCGGAACCGAATCGCGGAGATGCTCAACCGGAAGCCGAAGGATGTTCTTTCAGCTTGAGGTCGTGCGATCAGAACTCGCCGATGGTTCAGTAGTTTCCCATCCTCCCCCAGCTTTCTCATCTCCCTCATAATCAAGCATGCTGATGACTTCCAGCAATAGCTTTGGTTGGTAACGCTTTCCGTATCTGCCAGATGTTATTGACGAATTTGCATGCCCTAGTATCTCTGAGATCATCACCTCTTGCACTCCGAGTTGTTTCAATCCATTGGCTACCGAATGACGAAAACTATGAAAAGTTTTTAATTTATCATCGGTTACGTACTGGCGGTTGAACCGTGAATACCAATTTCCGAGTGCGGGGCAGAAACCATCTATGTCCCGCCGGACGAGATCTGGCCAGAGTTTGATGTTCCCAGCGTTTCGCACTGTCTCCACAAATTCCAGAAGCCCTTTGTTGATCAGGCGAGGGTGGATCGGCACCAACCTCGTACTGGAGGCATTCTTCAGGCGCTTCTCGTCGAGTTCGTTGACGTCGAAACACCACACCCCGTCAACCTGTTTGATGTCGGCAACATGTAAGCCGCATATCTCGCCAAGCCGCATGCCGCTGTATGCTCCGATCAGCGGTCCCCAGTAGCGTTCGGGTTTGGACGCAGGGGAGGGGAGGACCGAGATGATTTTCCTAATGTCTTCCCTTGTGTAGGCTTTCCTCTCTTCGTCGGCCCTGCGGGTCTTTTGTATTTTCAATCCTTCAGTTGGGTTGTCGCGCCGGAAACCCTCCTTGATGCAGTGACGCATCAAGCTGCCGAGGATGGTGAGGAGCTTGTTCACAGTCGTGGTGCTCATCGGGGTGATGTTCGGTAGCGCGATCACTTGCTGGATGGTCATGCCGGGATGCTTCTTGTAGACATGAGCTGGCAGCTTGGTCAGGGTATCTCTCACGTCTCGGACGACGTCTCGGGTGATCTTTGTAACGGATTGGTCGCCGATGATGTCGAGGAGGAGCTTGAAGTAGCTCTCATACTCCAGTGCGGTCTTCGGTGTCCATGCAGATTTGTGGTCAGAGGAGTATTGTTCGATAACTTTCTTCAAGTTTGGTGCGGACGGGGAGGGGGTAGGTTGTCCTTCAACAGCTTGGGCTGAAAGAACATCCTTCGGCTTCCGGTTGAGCATCTCCGCGATTCGGTTCCGGGCCTGATCATCAGTTATGAACCCGCAACGGGTCAGGGTGAAGACTTCGAGGAAACGTGGGCGCAAACACGATGCGGACAACCGTGCTGTCTTGGGATCTTTCGTGCGAAGTGACTTCAAGATCTCCGTGTCCGGGAAGGTCTTTCGGAGGTCGGCGGGAACCCTCATTCGAAGGTAGAAGTTACCGTTTCTGATGCGCAAAAAAGAAGCCATGATCGCATTCTCCTGTGTGACAGAAGGGGGTGCAAGCATGGCTCATCTTATTTAAGCTATTGTTTTTACAGAGGTTTTTTGCATGGTGGGCGATACTGGGTTCGAACCAGTGACCCCTGCCGTGTGAAGGCAGCAAGCTTCCTCCGAGTTTAGAGGAAAATCGTCTATTTACAGGAAGTTAAGGGAGGTGTTTCGCACGAAATTGGCCCTCGGATGTGGAGAATTGGGGCGTTTGTGCCCTAATTTCTACTACGTTTCTACTACGTTCAGCTCCGAGTGGGTTTTCCACAGGCAGAGCGTAAGTGACTTCGCGAATTCCATTGTGATCCCAATTGTTTAGCCTTAGATTAAAAAAACAAACCAAAGAGCTGGGCGTAAAACTGCCAGCACAGCTTTTTAGGGCAGTCGGCGTCCAAGGACGTGGTTATGCTTTCTATATCAGTTAATGCGCTTATAACTAATTCGCCCACTCTTTACATCGATGATTTCGAACTCATATTTTTGAAAAAAAACTGTCTTGGATTCTTTGAGATCGAACTCTAAGGCTTTGCCAAAGGCAGGCTTTTTCAGCCATGCACCATCTTTTCTGTATCCGCCGTAAGGACCTGCGACCGGCTTCATATATTCTGAATAATCTAGAACCAGCTTATCTTTAGTTGCTGATCTTACTACCAATTCAACCCGTTGGGCATCTCCATAAAATACTGAGCCGAAGTGATTATCCTCTCCAGTCATTACTTCTCTTTCGAAAAATATTTCGCCAATACTGGTGTTGAGTTGCATGCCTGGGTTCTGCCCGACTCTATCGATATTTATTGGAGCGCCAGCACAGCCGAAAAGCATGAGTACAGCAAGTAAGACAAGACACAGTTTCGAGGTTGATTTCATTTTTGAGTCCTCCATGCAATTCCATGCATAACGGCGTGGGCGGTGAGCGGGTTTCACCGCTCCACCGGCCTGGTTATGTCCTGTTTTTCTCGTAAGCGGCAGTCCCTTCGTCAAGGAAATTCTCATAGAACCGCAAACCACCTTTTTGAGTGTCAGCGAAACAACCGCCAGTTTCTTCATTCTTCAAAAGGTAATCATACAAGTACACGGTGCTGTTCACTGCGGTTTGAATGAGAGGAATGTGCATTACTTCTTCGGAATCGAGATGAGCAATAAATTTGTCGCGGTAGGTCCGCATCTGATTTACATAGTCATCAAATTCTGTCTCCGTCAGTCCGAGTTCCACCAATAAGTCTCTCTCAAAAGTCACATCATCTGAGATGACCTTACGCCAAAAATGCTTCCCACGGGTATCAGCGAACAACTTGCACCACTCAAGAACGGCGATGTCAATGAAATTGCCATTTGCGTTCACCCAAAACTGGCCTTTAAATTTGGATTTCCCGTTATCCCATCCAGCTTTGTAAAAAGCTAAATTTCGAAGACAGTGACAGCAGAGAATCGCTACTCGTCGAAGATGCTGGCTTCGTGTCATACATACCTCACACCATCAGAAAAGTCAGACTCCAAATAGTTCAGGTTTCCGTGACATAACGGTTATGAGGCGCAGCGGGTTCACCGCTGCCGCCGATGGTTAGATCACTGACTTACATCAAATGTTGATGACAGTTCAGATATAATACTCTCGCTTATATTATTCATAATTGAAACGACGGCAGCTTTCACATTGACAGTATTCTTCAGATTACAATGAATTGTTTTCCATTGTTGCCCGTCGAGAGTTTCTCTTTGGTTCCAACTAACCTCATTTTCTTTTTCATACTTATAGAATATTGCCAATTTTGATTTCGAAAATACAAAAACAATAAACGCCTTATACCATGATATATTTTGTTCTTTTGGCACGAGATTTATTTCTATTGCGTTGCATGGAGCAGGTGCCGTTAATTGGAGACCATCAACAACATCTCTGTACTTTGTAACCGTTTTGTACTCATATTTCTTTTGTCTCCCGAACATTCTTGATACAGAAATTGCTGCGTATATATCAGAATAATCATCTTGTATTTCAACCCTTTCCTTTGCTTCGTACTCCTCCTCTGTATATGTCACTTTTGCAAAGTATGGCTCTTTCTCTTCAGACAGCCAACTGCCGATTGCTTTTATACCAGTAATGTCATTATAGCTTTTCTTTATTTCAATATTGACATCATATAACTGCTTTAATAGGTCACCAAAATCGTGAGCTGTGACAGTATCAACCATACCTGATAAGGACATTTGAGCTTCTTGCTCGCTGCAAAACTCAATTGCTTTTGTTTTAATTGTTTCTACTAACCTAGTTTCAAATGATTGAGCTGGCAACTGGCCAGCCTCATTGTTTTGTTGCTTTGTTTCTTGATTCTCATCTGAACCTTTTATTGCCTTTATCAAATCATCAGAAACTTCACAAAAAACCTCTATGTTATGTGCTTGTTGAATAAACAGTGGAGTTTGTCGGGATGTGACTGCCTTGTCATCGGATATGAAGGCCATTAAATCACGATATCGAACCGTCTTCCCAGAATAGGAAACAATTGCGTCTGCAAAGCTTTTTGTAAATAGGCTGTAAT from Citrifermentans bremense harbors:
- a CDS encoding recombinase family protein; the protein is MATNYGYIDVPATTPEHYAQHYGILAFATNNGLGPVHFVNESASPPVPGTSPVLAGMVAELLPEDTMFVMTFPPLGKTTVEILNVLSDLSRRGVRVYVVNSGFRLDDNAEAHVVGTACSLIAQVETELVTRRPALKSTQEPPAEGQPTHSLRRTRKSRLDEKAGEIQSLLASGTTVAEVARLLSVNRQTLKDWCESRLLSKVQPLG
- a CDS encoding DUF6538 domain-containing protein, producing MASFLRIRNGNFYLRMRVPADLRKTFPDTEILKSLRTKDPKTARLSASCLRPRFLEVFTLTRCGFITDDQARNRIAEMLNRKPKDVLSA
- a CDS encoding DUF3800 domain-containing protein codes for the protein MRDLSVFIDEYGDTSISTEKDGVSNFYILTAVLLPTSAVPSTRTAVECVRARFFQQHEGLQDPRLFDGFG
- a CDS encoding DUF6946 family protein, producing the protein MTKTLTLYRPDGMSILRWEDWTRPKREYQWKEGRSAMELAKAWFRGDTLSVPAELQTLLLSTSWLRGVKLLSGVPEKVTRLPQRGEGRNHDLALIGEATVHRLTVCIEAKADEAFGNETVAEYWRRAMKRRESGISTKAPERIQALLQMVGETGVPTESRWGAVRYQLLAAICGTALQAKLDSSSLAAFVVHEFHTDLTFMENLSRNHRDFERFVQTLCSDGITVAPNRLYGHFSVGGVDCFVGKVIAVI
- a CDS encoding GIY-YIG nuclease family protein, producing MERLTKIGFRPVGRWQLTQGKLDCALECEGESRNVLYAFISGGEVLYVGKTTQPLKKRMYGYQNPGTTQSTNIKGNRLLNDLITSGDTVEIYALPDHGLLHLGDFHINLAAGLEDSLIGKLQPKWNGCGLKS
- a CDS encoding metallophosphoesterase, with amino-acid sequence MTNRRTIVIGDCHGNRKTALEILVSLRLERGRDTVIFLGDVIDRGCDSKGVLDLIMSMQREGLAMMVRGNHEQMLLDAANSGIEEDYLEFINNGGEATLLSFGVPHPSQIPSVYLNFISNTPLFWENATNICVHAGLPCKLVEPISAADRWDMLWTRTTWTDPAFLNGKRLVTGHQIKSLNEIRGSLATDHVFIDNGCYLGAGCKGGTKGNLVALVLETNELYVQPNIDGVPLQELPSKGASK
- a CDS encoding zinc ribbon domain-containing protein, with protein sequence MICPYCKENIQDGAIKCRYCGSMLHSAPFGYAVGTVNDEEIRAFVGKNSEYYVGSFRKFNVTGTETFLPTWNWSAFAFTFVWMLYRKMYWQSAITFLVFCVPGVNILLHIAVGVVSNYLYYRHVLGKISDLKRNSTSQNLFPALHQIGGVHNWAITVGIVAAAILVVTFSFFFTVISTIILGGVH
- a CDS encoding YqiA/YcfP family alpha/beta fold hydrolase codes for the protein MPTVYFAHGKESGPWGSKILALADVARSKGIEVVSPDYSDLADPDERVKRLLEIWNGSQDTTVLVGSSMGGYVSAVASSVIKPAGLFLMAPAFFIPGYAAQEPPPCADRTTIVHGWNDDIVPVEHSIRFARKFRAELHLLDSDHRLNDQIPTLTILFGQMLNNIIEELLK
- a CDS encoding recombinase family protein → MAVVGYARVSTHNQKLDAQLDQLHGAGVEKIFEEKASGVDANREELAKMLDWVREGDTVICCKLDRIARSTQHLLEIVDRLEKKGVAFRVLNINLDTSTPTGKLMLTMLAGIATFERDMMLERQREGIAKAKERGAYKGRKPTARMKTEDVLLLVAEGKKKVDVARELGIGIASVHRIIAAGRRAVVGDIAKYDSKC